One Skermanella sp. TT6 genomic window, GCAGCGGGGGCAAATGATGGCCTATGATCCCGACAACGTGTTCGCCCGGATCCTGCGCGGCGAGATCCCGTCCAGGAAGGTCCATGAGGACGAGCATACCCTGGCGTTCCACGACATCAATCCGCTGGCGCCGAGCCACATCCTGGTGATCCCCAAGGGGCCGTACGTCTCCTTCGACGATTTCTCGGAGAAGGCCTCGGACGCCGAGATCGCCGCCTTCGTCCGGGCGGTCGGCAAGGTCGCCCGCGACCAGGGACTCGCCGGCGACGGCTACCGCATCCTCGCCAACATCGGCGAGAACGCCAACCAGGAAGTGCCCCACCTGCACGTCCACATCTTCGGCGGCAAGCGGCTCGGCCGCATGCTGCCGAAGGAGTAGGTCGGTACGTTTGCCGTAGGTCGGCCTTCGCGAAGCGAACGCCGACGGCACGCGCCGACGTTCCGGAACGGGGTCAGAAAACCGCCCGGATGGCGTCCAGCGACTCCCGCGAAGCCGCCGCCAGCACGCGGCCGTCCAGGCGCATCACGTCGTAGGGAGCGCCGTCCAGGAACGACGCGGCGCCGCCGATCTCGTGGGCGACCAGCACGCCCGCGGCGTGGTCCCACGGCTTCGATCCCTGGGACAGTACGAACTGCCGCCTGCCCAGCGCCAGGTCGATATAGTCCAGCGCCGAGCAGCGGTGGTTGCGGATCTCCCCGACGATGCCCGAGGCGGCCAGGACCGGATCGGGCTCCCGCCAGTCCTTCGCGGTCCAGTAGGCCGAACCGACCGCCCGGGAGAGCGGGGTGGCCCGGTCCGCCTCCAGGCGCCGCCCGCCCGACCAGGCGCCGCCGCCCAGCACCGCCGCGACCGTGACGTCGTTGATCGGGTCGTGCAGCCAGCCGCCGCGGATCTCGCCGCCGGCCACATAGGCCAGGATCGTCCCGAACACCGGAACCCCCTCGGAGAAATTGAGCGTCCCGTCGACCGGGTCGATCACCCAGACCGGCTTGTCCCCCAGCAGCGCGTCCAGGGCGGCCGGGTTCCGGGAGACCAGCTCCTCCCCGATCACCAGCGTGTCGGGATAGGCTTCGCTCAGCAGGCCGGCCAGCATCTCCTCGGCTTCCGTGTCGGCGATCGTGACCGGGTCGCCCGGTCCCTTCTCGACGACGTCGCCGGCGCCCAGGTTGCGGAATCGGGGCAGGATCTTCTCTTCCGCCGTCCGGCGGATCAGGCCGCTGACGCGGTCCAGGTCGATCATGATGGAAGCTTTCGGCTGGGAGCGGTCACGAAATCGGGGTCGGGGATCAGGGTTGCTCGACGATCACGGTGAAAGGGTCGGGGCAGCGGGCCGAAGGGCGGACCTTCGACGACGGCGCCACGGCGGCCGCCTCGCCGGCGGAGCAGGCCAGCGCGAAGACCGAGTCGCCGATCCCGGGCGGATTATCCCAGGCTCCGGGCGGCGGAAGCAACCGCTGTTCGACGCCGACCAGGGGTGCGCGGTCCGGGCGCGGGCGGTCGTCGTCGCGGGCCGCGGGCGCCGTGAAGCTGCGCAGCTCCGGCTTGGACGCCGCATGTCCGCTCCCGCCGGAGAGGCAGGCCAGGATCAGGATCGCGGCCGCGACGCGGGCTCCAAGCACCATGACGGTCACGCGGACTTCGCGCGCCGCGTCTCGCGGTTCATGAGATCGCGAAGGGTCGCGATCAGCGCATGGCCCTTGGGCGTCAGGGAGATGATCTTGCGCCGCCGCTCGCGCGGGTCCTCCTCCGCCTGGACGAGGTCGAGCCCCGGCTTGCCGAAGCTGTGCCATTTGCTCAGCGCCGCGACGTTCCGCGACGCCGACGACTGGGCGATGCCGAGGCGTTCCGCCAGCTCCCGCATCGAGATGCCCTCGTTCTCCGCCAGGGTCAGGAACGACAGGGCATACTGGATCGGCAGGTCGGGATCGAGCTTGCGGAACTCCTCCAGCACCCGCATCAGCGAGGCGATCTCGTCATGTCGGACGGCTCCGGCCATTCAGGACCCCCCGAGACGTTCCCGGCGACCACCGCGCCGGCGTGTAGATCGCGTGCCAGCGGCCCAGCCAGAGCAGAAGCTCGCCGCGCTCGCGCCGGACCTCGACCCAGGCGCCGGCCCGGGTACCGGACCGGGCCCACCGGGCATATTCCACATAGAGCTTAGGTCCGCGCTTCAGCGTCAGGTAGATCGGCATCACCACACCCGGGAGATCTCGAGGATTCCAAGAAGACTGCGTCGGCCGCGGCGAACATGCCGGCCGGCTCGTTCATCGAGGCGGTGGCCTGGCGGTAGAAGCCGCTTTGGCGGGTGCTTCGGTGAATGGCGAGCATGGTTCGTCTCCTCGGGTGTCGGTGCGTCGGATGGACGCTTGCATCTATCGCCGAAGCCCGGGATAGATGCAAGCCTTTAAATCTTCCGACCTCGGATGCGTTCGAGCGTCGAAATGGGATCGTCGGCCATCAAGCCGATGTCCTTCTTCACATGGTCGGGCAGGTGGTGGAGCGTCGCCGCCGTCCCCGCCTCGCGCCACCAGCGCAGCAGCGTGCGCAGAATGCCAAGCATGGCCGTATCCTCCGGTCAATCGATGCAATGCCGCAATACATCCGCTATCGGATGTATTTTGTCAACACACCTGACGGAGCGGCCTCGCGGGGCCGGCGGCGGGAAACGGCCTCCCCCCGCCGGCCCTCCCGGGACTACTTGACCAGGCCCAGGTCGGTCAGGGTGCCCTCGATCTGGGCGCGTTCGGTCTTGAGGAACTCGGCGAACCTGTCCGAGGGCAGGTACAGGTCGATCCAGCCGCGCTGCTTGGCAAGGTCCTTCCATTCGGCGCTGGACGTCACCTTGGTCATCAGCGCGTCGTATTCCTTCAGCTCCGCGGGTTTCAGGTTGCCGGGGGCGAAGATCCCGCGCCAGTTGACGAATTCCAGGCCGATGCCCTGCTCCTTCAGGGTCGGCGTCTCGACGCCGGGCAGGCGTTCGGGCGACGAGACCGCCAGCGCCCGCAGCTTGCCGGCCTGGATCTGCGGCGCGAACTCGTTGTAGCCGCTGACCGCCGTGGTGATGTGCCCGCCCAGCACGGCCGCCAGCACCTCGCCGCCGCCGGCCGTCGCCACATAGTTCACCTTGGACGGCTCGACGCCGGCTTCCTTGGCGATCAGCCCGGCCAGGATCTGGTCGCTGCCGCCGGCCGACCCGCCGCCCCAGGAAACCGACCCGGGCTCGGCCTTCAGCTTGGCGAGCAGGTCGTCGAGCGACTTCAGCGGGCTGTCGGCCGGGACCACCACCGCGGAATATTCGCCGGTCAGGCGGGCCAGCGGGGTCACCTGCTCGAGCGTCACCGCCGACTTGTTGGTGATGATCGCCCCCAGCATGATCTGGCCGCCGACCAGCAAGGTCGGCGTCCGCTTCCGGCCCGTCACGAACTGCGCCAGTCCGATCGTTCCGCCGGCGCCGGGGA contains:
- a CDS encoding histidine triad nucleotide-binding protein, giving the protein MAYDPDNVFARILRGEIPSRKVHEDEHTLAFHDINPLAPSHILVIPKGPYVSFDDFSEKASDAEIAAFVRAVGKVARDQGLAGDGYRILANIGENANQEVPHLHVHIFGGKRLGRMLPKE
- a CDS encoding inositol monophosphatase family protein; the protein is MIDLDRVSGLIRRTAEEKILPRFRNLGAGDVVEKGPGDPVTIADTEAEEMLAGLLSEAYPDTLVIGEELVSRNPAALDALLGDKPVWVIDPVDGTLNFSEGVPVFGTILAYVAGGEIRGGWLHDPINDVTVAAVLGGGAWSGGRRLEADRATPLSRAVGSAYWTAKDWREPDPVLAASGIVGEIRNHRCSALDYIDLALGRRQFVLSQGSKPWDHAAGVLVAHEIGGAASFLDGAPYDVMRLDGRVLAAASRESLDAIRAVF
- a CDS encoding MarR family winged helix-turn-helix transcriptional regulator, which translates into the protein MAGAVRHDEIASLMRVLEEFRKLDPDLPIQYALSFLTLAENEGISMRELAERLGIAQSSASRNVAALSKWHSFGKPGLDLVQAEEDPRERRRKIISLTPKGHALIATLRDLMNRETRRAKSA
- a CDS encoding Bug family tripartite tricarboxylate transporter substrate binding protein, which gives rise to MSHRQFALFRPALAAAALVIGATLATVPARAEIKSLEIIAPAAPGGGWDQHARSIQQVLQNQKLVPNVQVVNVPGAGGTIGLAQFVTGRKRTPTLLVGGQIMLGAIITNKSAVTLEQVTPLARLTGEYSAVVVPADSPLKSLDDLLAKLKAEPGSVSWGGGSAGGSDQILAGLIAKEAGVEPSKVNYVATAGGGEVLAAVLGGHITTAVSGYNEFAPQIQAGKLRALAVSSPERLPGVETPTLKEQGIGLEFVNWRGIFAPGNLKPAELKEYDALMTKVTSSAEWKDLAKQRGWIDLYLPSDRFAEFLKTERAQIEGTLTDLGLVK